Below is a window of Impatiens glandulifera chromosome 2, dImpGla2.1, whole genome shotgun sequence DNA.
GTTAAGGGCTTTTATTCTAACATCAACCTGATCAGTCTGCAAAGAAATACATTCTTAGTTGATGAAGTAGTAAATTTTGCAGATGGTAGGAAATAAGCACATGGATGGGTATGTGCAAAAACATAACCATAAAAGCAACCATAGTCTAGTACATACTGAGAAAGAAACAATGGGATGCAAATGTTCTTTATATAGGGAAAACAAGAGCATAGCATACCATCAATTCCTGAGTTAAGCTAGGGATGATAGTTGTAAGCATTAAAGGAGCACACTGAAATATCCCATATATTATTTCATGATAAAATTCTCTGAGCTGATTTCCTGCACCTTCTCTACCCATTATGCAATCCATTAGAAACCCACAGACACAAGGCCCAAGCTCTTCCTCACACATTTGGATGACAGTTGTAGCAAGCCGAAATGAAGCAGGAGATGAACCCTACAAAAAAAACTAATAGATATGACACTTGATTGGATAAAAGGAGTACATGTAAACAGCATTCAACTAAAAAACTTGATTGTTGACGATCCTGTCCAGCTAAagcctaatttaaaaaaactatactAGAAAATTACAGACAGAATACATCTATGCATACCAGCATACTTGAGACAGATCACACTCTCctaattatcatatttattcaCTATCTGCTCAAAGATCAGACATTACTCATCACATCTATGATCTAACAGAGTTCATAGATAGTGAAATTAAGATAACACCTTAGTCCCAAGTACATTAACTCTTTTGTTTGGAAAACCGCCTCTAGAAAGATAGAAACAAAATGATCTCCTTTTGGAGCAGGCTGTAGTGGCACAATTGCTAAATTACCATCACTAATGTCACACAGAACCTAGTGATGGGATTTAGAATGATAATGTTGCACCAAAATGACCTGGTGATGGATATAGAGTGTGATCGTGTTGCAACAATGTGACCTGGTGATGGAACAAAGCTAGAGAATCTCTTAAATTATGTGAGAACAAAGTGCAATTGAGGCTGTCTTAAATACTCTCGAGGGTTGAGACTGAAGTTAGTGATGTATCACAATAAGGCCATTAGGTATCTTACTGGAGAAGATTGCAGAGTTCTACATTGGAAAAATCATGGTTTCGCCCTTCAGTTTATAAAAAGGGATATGAGCTAGGAGAACTACTTAAGATCTCCTTCGAAAGCAGATTGTGGTGGCTTATTTGCTTTACCCATGTGGGTGACACTGATGTCACAGTTAAACAGGTAGCAGGACCTATGtgacatatataattattactcGCAATGTCATGCATTACACATGTCTCATTTTTTagcatttttcttatttaatttgtttctgATATATTTTACATCCTCAATTATTTGGTATATTTAATTCGTTACGGTTTATCATTTCAAGTTTAACAAATAAAGCATTTGAAAAGAATAAATATCTAATGAAATGATAACATTCACTTCAActcatttatttcattagaaTGAGATGCACACCTAGGGAACCATGCAAGGAAATTACCTTTCTCTccttgagaagattcctcaaAACCAAATGCACTAGAGGCAAAGATATCCTCTCTTTTAAAATTACAGCAATAATAGATGACATCGCCTCAAACAAACTATCTGGGTGATTCTCTCTGcaaaacaattcaaaatatatatctagATTAAAATAACAGCATGCTGATCAAGAAAGGGGCAAAAAATAATGCCCAAGAAACAGGTGACTTTTACTTCTGTTCATTAATCACATGTTTGAGTTGTTTGCTCTACTTCACATAGAAGTCCAAATATGTGCAGGTTTTTGGTCCCAccatattatttatgttttaaatcaGGATTGTAAATATGCATGTATACACAGAGCTGCggaaattaaaagaataagagaataataatatttcaaattttaaatcgTTGTTTTTGGGAAAGGAACAATGTacctaaattaaatataaatgaaaaggCCAAAACAACAAAACCATAACGTATTACAAGTCAAGAACACCAAAATAAACCCAGGCAAACAAGGGAGCAAGAAAAATATGTAGAAAACTAAGGAATTACTAGAACATGCCTTAGTGGTAAGAAATCAACATCAAATCCAACTAGATTACGCAAAACAGAACATATATTGTGGTAATTAATGAGTCATGCCCTTTATAATACAAAACTGAAGAATTTGAGGAAGGTGAGTGATTGTGAAATAATTTTCCTCATATAAAGGATTAGGTGAACACCCATATAAATAcatgaaaaagtaaataaacaaCATTGATTACAGTGTAACAAGTTAACTTGTGGGACTTGATAACAATTAACTGCATGACTAGCCTATACTGTTATTTCCATACTCACCTCACTCTAGACAGTAAATGTCAGCCCAAACTCGTATGAATTTGATTCTAACTCAAAAAGAGTGGCTTTGAGGAACATAGGTTGATGTTGAGATTCTAGCAGAGTGATGCCGTGGAGTGTCTACACTCTACAGTGTGACAACTGCTTGATTCACATAGTAGGTGTCGGAGTTTTTGTTAGAGTGACAACGTTGGAGTGTGTGGGATATGAAACCAAACTCAAGTCAAATGGCCATATGAGGTGACCCCACTTGTTTTCTTTCGGCTTGACTCTGCTAATAATCTAGATTTTTTTTAGTAGAAAAAGAAACCTAAGAAGAAACAGAACCCTAGAACCCAACAACAGGTTTGCCTGAGTGTTGGTGATTGCGGCAACTCTTCGATAGTGGCTGGAGAAGGCCACTGCATGCTGATTGAAAATCCAGCAGGGGTTTTGGCTGGGGGAAATTCAGCAGATGAGGTATTTTAGCTTCAACAAGTGGCGGAAATTTGTGTTGAAGTGTGCCAGTTAACATACAGCATTTGTTGGCAGTTTTGTTTCAGCTAGAGGCTCGACTTAAGATCTGTTTGGCTTCGAATTTAAGACGGCAACAGGCTGGAAACTTAATGGCAACTGAATTCTTTGACAAAAATACATGTACACAcacacatatttatatttataatataaaatgtgaaCACAAGAAACACAATTCAAATGGAATgaacaaaaacataataaacaaatttaaacagGTAGATTAACAGTTTTTTGTTATCTTCAGCATACAGCTACaaaattttatacatttaataacTGAACAGAGGACTCACTAATCACTGTTATTCAAGATTACTTTAAagcatgaataaaaaaaatagaagggCAAAAGCAGCAGAACAAGTTGACTGCCTATATGAAAGGAATCAATGAACTATACGATCTTGTCAAATAGAAAGATGATCAATTATAGTAAGGGGACAAATGAAAAGAAAGGTACAAAAGAAACAAACCTAACCACTGTGAAAAAGGTATTGAACATCTTGAGAACCAGATCTTCATGATGCATGTCAAGCATCAATACACAAACATTAAGTTTAGCAACAGTTTCCAGTATTTCTAATCTTCTGAAGAAATATGTGCTTTTGGTATCAGCTAACTCTGAGAACAAACTCACAAAAAGCTTGAAAATGTCCTGAAAGATAAATGTGGTACATTGCATGAGCTGTTTGAATGGATGACTACAAAAACTTTAAAGCACaacaaaagagaaaatatatatttactatcACTAAGCTTAAGTATACCCCAAAGACTGCATCTGTGAAATCTGGATTCGGTGCCAGGACCCTAATAATCCCACATACACATGTAGCCACCAATAGTCTAACATCTCTATCATTGTGCTGAAGCAAGGAGAACTTGACTAGAGAATCACTCAAGGGCTTTATGGAGGGTTTTAGTGATGCAGATTGACCAAGTTTTGGTAAAGCACCTGCAGCTTGCTGCAAAAGAATCAGATTGGGACTTGAAGATGAGAGTATGTACTTCTATGTATTAAATAGGCATTATAAGACACCAAGTTCAACAATATTTCGGTTTAGCTAGAAAGTTAATTATGCTTAAATATCTGCAAACCCTATAGCAGCATAATTAGGAAAATACAGACACTTGGATAAGCATAATGTAACACAAATAGGATTACTCATTATTCATATACATAAAGACAATATTGTATCTTATACTATTAaggaataatttgttaaaataagcATCCATGAGCTATGTAAGTCGAAGGTTACATGAAATTTTACAGCATTAGAATAACCTCAACAGAGTGAAAACTGATATCTAGGTTTATTCACAATCTGAAATCTCCATGCTAATACCCAGCAAACCAGAAAAGAGGGTTCTAAAATACTTGCAACagattaaaaaaacattcatcTGGTAAGTCATGAAGAAAGAATACATCTAATGaagttatttttcataaaaagtaaaatagaaAGCAACCAGATGTTCTGAAAATAAGGAAGCATCATGATTTCAATACGCATCATGATAAAAAAACTAGGTAACCACTATTAATCTAAATAACCactatatataacaattatttggTAATTGCATTGTTTATTTGTCGTCATTTCTATAAATTGTTAGACCTAAAAAACACTTCCTCGCCTTTCGTAGTAAATGTTTCAAACAAGAACTCCAGCACGGAAGATACTACATGGCTTTCAACAAAAACATACGGTTTTCCTAACAACCACttaaagaaatataactttttaatggCGGAACAGGAAGTTCCCATGAAAGATAACTAGATGGTATTTGTTATAGCCAGCTAAAGAATAGGCTTTTTCTCAGAGCTAGCTAAGCACCcttacaatcaactcacaaggtGCTATATATGAGGGACAATCCTCCACAATAAACAATGGATTAATAACCAAACAGCATGGAAATTTTTCTAGATTGAATATTTGGCCACCACCCCTCCTCCACAATCCAAAAGATGAGCTCCTCTTCAAAGTCATAAAGGAAAAGTAGTGACCAAGTGAATAAGGAAATAACAACTCTTCTGCACCATGACCACAACCAAGACGACCCACATCTTAAAGTCAGGATTGTGGTAAGTACATTCACAGCTTCAATGGATTAGTTGATGTCCATTTGTGTTTATGTAGACACAGAACATACCTATTGTGATCCTAAATCTAAAACCATAAACAATTGTTGAGAAGAAATTTCAAACTAGAATCGGAAACTTCTTGTGGAGACTCATAGCCCAATGGTAGAGCGTGGTAAGGTCTTCAAACAGAGACCAtttactcaaaaaaaaaaaaaaaatcggaaaCTTCACGATCTCGTGAAATCCTTCTTCATATATATTCACACACAACACCCAGAAAATGTTCTTGATCCTAGAGATAAAGTCCTCCCACCAATACACAGAACATAAGAATAAATAATCACAATCCCACAATTGCATTCACCAATTGTCCAATTCATGTTTATTATACATCACAAGTATGACATAGTACATCAAATGTGTATCGAAATGTAAACTAAACGTAATAATGTACGAAATTTGAAATGGGTTTAGGATTTTACCCGGAGCAGTTTGACTAGGATGTCTTTGCTGGGGCAAGATTTGTAGGCAGCAAGTTGCTTAGAGACTGTTGAAATAACTCGCACGTCGCCGTCTCCGGTCTCCATTCCAACAGATTAGGATTGCGATTAACTTCAGCAGAGAAAGAGAAACAGTAAACCACTCACGATAAATGTATGAAATAATACTATATGAAAGAGCGGGGTTTAATTGTGAAATCCCGCGCAAGGTTCATTGAACGGTGATTTCATGGACAAGGGTATTTACATCCAACGGCTCTTATCCATTCCAGGGCTTTCTAggtatttctttttctttttactaACAATTCCAtcaagggcttgtttgatgtggggttaataattttattttttattattatttactaacattattattttattttattaaacattccattttcatttaatcaatttagttattttttattttaaaaactagtaAAATCTCCATATTCATGGTCTGACTTTATTTTATGgtgtttttagtttaatataaagtCGTTAGTTtctttattaagaattttttttttactaaatccaattttaaaactaacatcaaacttacttttagaaaagaaaaaaaattatcatggaGGATTAATGATATGACTATGACAAccaatgaaaatatgttaaaaataataattattttatttgaaatagttaaaCTATTATCTTAAAAACtaaatgattaatttgttaagcaatatgttattttaataaattattattaaataaactaatatgaaattaatattatatctatatatattataattatatattataattatatatagaggCGACATCTTAAGGAAGGATGTGTTTGGTATGGAGTATAGCCTATATAGGAGGAgggtataaattatatcaatagtggtttaatatgatattttgttagtattttactattagtataattatatctttcatatttagtataaaattataGCTAGTCCTTcttacaacattttttttatatcacataatttttaatttctcattataatttttattaatattatatataacttattattatataatatattaaatatattttatttagttttaatattataattatatttaattatttttaatatatatatttttaaataattcaatattttaattaaaaaatatttatttatttttataataataattttattaattattaatttatatatttgcttatattataaataattattttattttattataattattaataatatttaaattaaataaacataatttattgtttatattataattaaatttttatattttaattaaatttacattaattattaaataatagtacaataatttataataataaataatattatttataatataaataaatataaaataataataataataattaaaatttcaaattaatatttatatcactTATACTATACTACATCTTATATTATATACcaatataaactatatataacttatatcatttcttataattcatataaacatcaataaactatacaatttatattattctatattatttatacatcgttataatttataactctatacaacttataccatatataatttgtacaacttataccatatataatttgtaccacgTACCAAACACTACATAAGTCCACATAGtcgaattaaaattttattttataattataatataggTAACATTTAAGAcaataaatatcttttaaaaagaTAGTTTTATTAGAAGAGTTAAAAAGTGTTGATTCGTGTCTTAatagatattaattattttgtttttttttttaagtttgttaGTCCATTGTGGTGagcccaagggactaataagacTGAACCCTTCTCTTTTCTCTTGAACATAAAAAGTAATTGTAATGTTAATGAATTAACTTATTTCTTATTATAAACCTATTTGACTGCTTTCTTCACTTCTTCATTCATAATTTCTTCACTCATAATTGTTCCCTATTAGGCTTAacattaaaacataaaattaaatacgtAGAAAGAATAAAAACGTACCCCATAATTGAAGGCTAATTAGCACAATGGCGTTCACACTTTTATTGAACTTCAAACATATTACAAGAGAGGGAGAGTGATAGATCGAGAGCACAATAGAGAGAGTACAATAGAGACTTGGAACCACATAACGGGCTGGGGTGGGCGGAAGCCCagggtaattaattaaaaaaaattatatatatatatatattatttatattaaattattaatatggaATTGAAAATGTCACCCTATAAATATCATTGAAAATGTCAACTTAGAAATAGGTTGTGTACATCAATTTTTctctttgtttaattttatactgtcacttaaattatttaataattgagtataattttctttttcaattttttatttattaataatttttgtctctttaattttttattataaaactattataaatattcattaaattagatgattattgaaattgaaacgaaataaattcttaattattaagagtttaagattattcaactcaaattaCAAACTAttttactaatatttaaaatataatataacctctataaaaagaaacattttaatataaaagagaaattataatattaggtgctagattaattaaatttttaacatttcttataagaaaataaaatagaaaaaaaaagatttataaggaaaaataagattcaaacaatttaaaaggagaaaattttaatttatatatatttaatttaatataaacacataaataatttaataaacttttaactccaaaataaagtaattaattagattaaaaaacaattaataattttcatatttaacttcttatttattaaatataatatatatatatatatttatttattaatttattatatttttaatgatgaaacATTagagttatttataattttagtgatAATTTTAAAGCATTTAAAGTTGGAGATATTTACAAATTGACTGAAAAGTATTATCAAGTAGACTTGAATGAACAAGAAATACAATATTTGAGATCTCAACTCcaacattataaaattgatgtttCTCGTAATGAGAATTTCAAAATATGTATTCCATCATTAAATTGTGTCGCAGATTAGTTGAAAcacatcaaattataatttgattgatagatTAATTCGACTTGTTTTGACTTTACCAGTTTCTACTGCCACTACAAAAATCTTATTTTCAACAATGAAACATTTGAAAACTATTCAACGTAATAAGATAGAAGAAGAGTTTTTAGCAGATACTATGGTAATTTATATTGAACGAGAGCTTGTTGAAGATATTGATTTAGATTATATAATAGATGAATTTTATTCTATAAAGAATAGAATGTTAcaacttaaataatatgtaaacgtttgttaaattttatagatttttttttatcttagttTTAGActttttgtcttattttttagattttcaataATACGagatacaattatatatataaatttgttattttaatcgGGTATTCACAACAACTTTtagattttgtatatttattttattttagtagttcgattaatatgtttaatattctTCCTTATTACCCGTAATAGTGAAACGTATAATCTTCATAGCCTagggaaaaaaaaaaaatttggataCGCCCTTGCCACCAACCGAAAATAAACAGCTATTTAAAGGAAAACATtttacaaaagttaaaaaattaaacagtGACTACGAAattcccgggataagttttTTCCGTAAATTACGGATCTTGTCCCCTTCCTCCACAAACAGTGCctcccaatatatatatatatatatatatatatatatatatatatataataaaaatcttaaatcttTCTTTACTGTATTtgaacatattattttaaactaattatttactttttttttttttattacatatcAAATGAGTAAATTGAACTTGCACATTATACAAATCGAGTAACTTGGAGTAATTGAAcctagttaattatttttttttctacatttaaaattcattatatataaattaaattatttatattttgatatatattttaaattattatttatataaactaaattatttatattttgatatatattttaaattattatttttataaatttgattatttatattttgtatataatttaaatttaattatttttttataaatttgattatttatattttaatatatatatatttatattttaattattatttatagtgcaataaatattaaataattctaataaataattaataaatactaataaatttaaaatattttaaccataacaatataataattaaatatttataaaaatgtttttaaatttatcaattatttattaaatatggtaatgttgttattatatttaactaaaaattttattatatttaataaataattgataattaaaaatatttttatgaatatttaattattatattgttctaattaaaatattttaaatttattagaatgctacactatataaataataattgaaatgtaaatatatatatatatataataatttaaaatatatattaaaatataaataatttaatttatataattaattttaaattaaaaataaaaacttcgTTTTAACTAACATAGACTAGGTTAATTTGGGAGAGTGAACACCAAACAAAGTTACTTTGAAAAACCATCTATGATTTACGCCCCTCATGAGTAATGATAAAAGTGTAAACATCAAATTTAATGATTGTTAAGAAGGGATTATGATTTGTTGAATTAACATAATTCAAAAAGtatatttctttctcttctcacaactaataatttttttattctttatttataatttctcactctttacttattaatttgtaaatatatttatatattttgtttcgttaacttatttatatattttttagagtaattatttaatatggaataaatcaaataaaaatatatattaatatataatatattattagagtAATAATccgaataataaataaatcaaataaaacattattgaagtaattataattttaaagtgggtacattatatattaaaattatttcaaaataaattaaaatgattaatattttataatatctcactataataaaagaaaaaaaaaagactactttaatattataaatatgttgcAATGCCTCACTagatttgatttattatgttttaattaatttttttattttaaattatattttgtcttataattatgaaatttgaCATGTATTGAATAAGAAAAACTCTAGGGATGATTAtagattttgtaaatatattgtgttatttaattttataaaaatatttttaacattggaAAGTATATTTCTTTTTGACAGTATAAAAATCTTATGCCGTCCATctttttgacattattttattagtgatattttttaattaacatgagagaataaattattgaacaattctttatatatatatatatatataaatataggaaaatagaattaaaaaaaatataagaaatgaatgatgtgactcaatttttttttctctttccaaaCCTGCCCATGAATGATATGACGTAATGTACCTTTCccaatcaatttatatatatatataacaaatatatataatttaaaaatatattaatattaataattaaaattataataattattaattattaacaaacttataaatatatatttttagattctAACATGAATCTTCCTATATAATCCACTAGGTTTAACAATCTCAAGCAAGAAACCGTCGCCGGGCAGTCTACATTCTAGATTCTACTAATGCCCTTTACCGCTCGATTTATCGGTTCTGAATCTGAACGCAATCGAAAATCTTGAGTTAGTTAGGGTTTATTATTATACGATTGATTGCATTTACAACGGAGGCAAAACTATCAACTTACATCACTTCGATGGAGAAGATAACAGCGAATTTGAAACACATGGATTCGAAGAGGGACTGCTTTCGCAAATCACTTCTCACGCTCGGTATTGAATGGAGGGATATTGAAGATACTATGGATTCCGTGGAGAAGACCTTTGAGGAAGGGGTTTGCGCACTTGATGAAAGTGAAGATGATTTGAATTCAATGAGTAAGTCCGTTGCCGAAAGTAAGGAAGAAATCGGATTGTTAAAGAGTTCATTGGAGTCCCGTCTTGAAGAACTTAACCGAAGGGaggaaaaaatatttctatatgAACAGGAGCGGATTGAGTATTTGAGGACGAGAGTTAAGTTTACGGAGGATTTGTTTGGAGAAATTAGTAGGTCTGCTGAAGAGAGACTCAAGGAAGCTGATTTGAGAGAGGAGATGGTAGAGTCGAAGTTGAATGAGTGGGAGTTTGCTGAAGAATCGATACGAAGAAGGTCGAGAGAAGTTGATAAGAAGGAGGATGAATATGAATGTCGTTCTAAGGATTTGGACAATTTACACAATTTGGTGGCGAAACGATTAGCCAAAGTTAAGGCCAGGGAGAAAGAATGTGAAGGACGTTGGAATGATTTGATGCATAAGGAGAAGGAAGTTGAAGTTTTAGGTAAAAAATACACAGAACTCATTGAAAATTTCAATGTCAAGGAGAAAGAACTTCAAGATCGCTTCAAAGAGTTTGATTTGACACGGAAACTGAACGAGGAATCAGGAAAGAAAATTGAATGGGAAGGTAAAGAGCTTGATTCTAAGATAAAACAATTCAAAGGACGTTCGAAAGAATTGATGCAGAGGGAAAAGGATGTTGAAGTTCTAGGGAAAGAACGATTAGAGGAACTTAAGGCCAAGGAGCGACAATTTGAAGTACGTTGGAAAGAATTGCTGCATAAGGAGAGTGAAATTGAAGTTCTATGGCAAAAACAGATAGAAGACACCGAAGATTTCAATGTTAAGGAGAAAGAACTTAGGGGACGCTCCAAAGTGCTTGAGGTGTTCCAGAAACTGAACAAGGAGacagaaaagaaaattgaattggAATGTAAAGAACTTGAAtctaaacaaaaacaatttgatTCTGTCGAGGCATCCTTTAATCAGTCTCTTAAggaatttcatttgaaaaaagaGCAATTTAAGTTAGACAAGGAAATGTTAGAAAAACACATAAAAGAGCTTGATCTTAAAAGGGAGGAGCTTGCTGAGAAGTCGAAGGAAAATCAGCATATTCAGGAATCGTTAAAGCAACAAGCTAAGAAGATTGAATTAGAAAGGAAGCAAATCAAGATACCGAGGTTAAAAGACCAGAATGATGAGAAGCCAACTATCAGTGGTTCATCCTCAgatatttgttttgttgtaaCCATGAATGGCGAAAACCTGCAGTTGTTCTTGAATGAGAATTCAAACAATCACAGCTCTATGTTTGAAGAAGTCCTTAAAATGCTTCGATTGTCAAGAGACCCTTCCATGCTTGTTCTAGATGCGATGGAAGGGTTTTATCCTCCCCATTTGTCGAAGGAAGGTAAAACGTTTGAAACTAGTATAGTGAGGAGGAGTTGCATCCTTCTCTTGCAACAGTTTGGGAAAATATCTATGCAGATTCAATCTAAGACAAAGGAAAGGGCGCTCAGACTTGCAGAAGAGTGGAAGAGGAAAATTAATCTTGTAGATTGTAATTCTTTGGAGGTGTTTGGTTTATTGCATCTCTTAGCTTCCTATGGCCTGGTCCCTGATTTTGATGCAGTTGATATTATAAAACTCCTGGATTTTGTTGCTGAGGATGATAAAGTTTTCGAATTGTGTGGTATACCCTGTTTTGCAGAAAAGGTTCCAGGTATGCATGCTTtcacaaaaaaacaaaacaaaactctttctgtaaattttcaaattataatgtttGTTTCTACAACTTGCTTCATTGAGCACGAGGATATTCTCTTTTTCTGATGCAGATCTGATAAAAGAGTTAATTGAGAAATCGAGATTTATTGTAGCTGTTAGATTTATTTGCAAGCTTGATCTTGTCACCAAGTTTCCACCTGTGCCTCTTTTGAAAAAACACATAGAGCTCTGGAGAAAGATTGCAGATAGTACTTGTAAGAGTGGAAAAAATACGCTGGAAGCGCAggtatttttcattttgtttttcccCAACAAGATTATTTATCAAGAAAACAGCTCCGAAATCTCAAGTCgtgttttcatttttatttatctattgcAGAACAAGGCTACAGATGAAAGAATAGCTTCTTTAAGCGCAGTTGTCAGTTGTATTTTGGATTTCGACCTTCAGTCT
It encodes the following:
- the LOC124926214 gene encoding uncharacterized protein LOC124926214; amino-acid sequence: MEKITANLKHMDSKRDCFRKSLLTLGIEWRDIEDTMDSVEKTFEEGVCALDESEDDLNSMSKSVAESKEEIGLLKSSLESRLEELNRREEKIFLYEQERIEYLRTRVKFTEDLFGEISRSAEERLKEADLREEMVESKLNEWEFAEESIRRRSREVDKKEDEYECRSKDLDNLHNLVAKRLAKVKAREKECEGRWNDLMHKEKEVEVLGKKYTELIENFNVKEKELQDRFKEFDLTRKLNEESGKKIEWEGKELDSKIKQFKGRSKELMQREKDVEVLGKERLEELKAKERQFEVRWKELLHKESEIEVLWQKQIEDTEDFNVKEKELRGRSKVLEVFQKLNKETEKKIELECKELESKQKQFDSVEASFNQSLKEFHLKKEQFKLDKEMLEKHIKELDLKREELAEKSKENQHIQESLKQQAKKIELERKQIKIPRLKDQNDEKPTISGSSSDICFVVTMNGENLQLFLNENSNNHSSMFEEVLKMLRLSRDPSMLVLDAMEGFYPPHLSKEGKTFETSIVRRSCILLLQQFGKISMQIQSKTKERALRLAEEWKRKINLVDCNSLEVFGLLHLLASYGLVPDFDAVDIIKLLDFVAEDDKVFELCGIPCFAEKVPDLIKELIEKSRFIVAVRFICKLDLVTKFPPVPLLKKHIELWRKIADSTCKSGKNTLEAQNKATDERIASLSAVVSCILDFDLQSEYPPTILQFGIEQMLKKKSENKDGIKQMLKEKSSDEVKLDPLVNTDSIIVTQILANMDAKSLLQFLSKHLSELELMQIYVSKVLNMSSDPGKFVIVALEEFRHSFDVSSSTKRMSKRNISIMRSFLFVLELLADIPFEIEIPVLEAAKEVAVDWKAKLSLKENPVHILAFLQLVFTYKLTPGFDPKDLYNLCCSVSDCKELPGLSEILALSEKVPVSKILNVQDTIKLPVSKRAPLNSLAEAKVPDLIRLSSDPSRLLLDVMQCCYFSNLEDVNGAKSAMGVFVSILKNLLKVTMEIYPRTQAEALRFAAFWKAKLLENTSKNQEVLCFVLFLSVYKLVSLFGCDELLCLLNFHDDKFTINLLQQFNLDNRMPELIEILIAKERQLDALICIYAYKLFDKFPPVPILKSYLGKICDKEQTLEALGMEVDEEITALQAVIKSMGDRGLTLPNDFSRRVKALLLQKKIDGENVSSISRSQKPTLVQAKADGENVPSISQSQKHLLIQEKANGENVLSISQSQSQKPKSGRIIILSPSPTTDNKEHTKLLPSQTGKKRSAPSSPHGSKRKAVLPSSAEVALNVCIPYQSPSATLPLRCPDGVYAPSFTYCLDQTSHITPNTQSWQCEPRMAHIHDDVSHFPSFSGANPVFSGPGHYEWPYQNHFDPNYISRNRFEPNYSSRNHFDPRWYPN